The genomic segment TGGATGGGTCTTGGGTGGGGCTAGAAACTTTGAGAAATAGGCAGAAAATGTCTAagtgactctctctctctctctctctctctccattacGATTCTCTTTCTCTCCCTTGAGGTAAATAAGCATGTTTGAGTCTTTTGGAAAAGGATGGCTGAGAATTGGAAGCTTGGGAAGCAAAGCTGGGAATTAAGGCTAAGAATGGACAAGTAGTAGCTGAGGGATCAAGCTAGGTTACttaaggattagctcaaggatcaaAACATCTTTGAGGTAAATTCTGGTTTCTTTTCTATGAATTCTTTAGTGAATTTATACTGTTGGCTGGGTTTAGTGATGGATTTAATTGTTGAATTGAAGCTTGTGGTTGGGATTTGGTTGAGGTGCAGCTCAGGGGTCGTGATTATCAGATGAGGTGAGCTTGAATCTGGTTTtaattgggttttattaggcttAAGGGTGCTCTTGAGTTTTGCACTCAAAAGGTGGAATTTTGAGGTTATGTTGAGGTTTTAGCTTAGCTATTAATGGTTATGTGTTGGTTATGTTGTGTTGTTATGGAATTGGAATCTAATTCTGAGCTTGGTTGCAGTTTAGGAATTGATTTTAGGGGTGTTAGTTTGGAGAAAACGCATAAAAAGAattgggttttctgggttcgcggggcgCGTCGCGGCCCGCATGGCCCAGGAGCCTGAGGAGGCCTCTGtcttggaggcgcgccgcgaccctctggGTCAGGTCGCGGCTCGCATTCTTGTTAAGTTGGGGGCTAGCGCCTCTGTCTTGGAGGCGCACcgtgaccctcagggccaggtcgcaGCCCGCTTAAATAGTTTTGGCCTAGGTTTTTCTTAAGGCTTGGGGAGGCTCGGGGATTAAAACTTAAGCGCTcgaaatgatttctactacctagtttagttgaaatcgaggtcccggaggctagtatttgaatccaaagtttttaaatggtttaggaTCTTATGGTTATTCATAATCGCAGTGTGACTAGATTTTTACCGTAAGAGCTCAGGatttaaggatcgtgctcggagtcGTTATACGTTTGCTGCTCgggatccgaggtaagaaaattgcacccatgtggttatgtttgggactaaggttccctgtattTGAATTTATGTATGTGATTGTATTGATGTTATGCTTATTATGAAagtatggcctaagggtgccggggctgatgataagcgcaCTGGACGCAGCTCGGCCAATGTGAGGCGtggtcagctaaataatcagaggactcaGCTTAAGCTggtcggggtcagctaaataaacaaagggctcgacctaagggcgtcgacaccTAATCACTTGTATTActgattgagatgtatgcttggGAATATATGTTTTCcgttgtttagcttaatgcttgtactctgttgaatAATTGAACTAGTTGGGTCAAGGTTGATTAAATACTACTGTTGCTTTTTTATTGGGATTGTTGCCTATAATCTATTGTCAGTTGATTCTGGTGAATTATATTTATTGCCTTTATATTGTTgcttagttgtgcatgttgttttaagttttcttgctgagcgttggctcacgggtgctacgtggtgcaggtaagggagttaATAGTTGGAccagctatgagttggagagcttcaggggcgatgtgtacataggCAGCCtactcgatcaccacggtcgggatagcttgggaggaactagggttaaaccatgtttttgtcgcttaggtcgactaaactatatttgtttatcttgtacaaatctgtaaactgatttttgggatccccgtgtacaaacttaatattttaatgaaaaataatcattttgttgaccaaatcttttattaccTGACCTTGACTtggtctttaattacacatttaagttcaaatgacttgcttaataagttaagcactattttaaacacacagtgtaatgatcttggttatccagggcgttacaattttggtaaCAGCTAAGAGGTTGGTAGAATTtcaaattcaaagggtgtctcaaaaccctataaataggagtctaatgcttaGTTGAAAAACACacaattttctatccacaaagctctttgctagaaaatacaccaaaatgcttgataattctagagagttATTTCCATACTTGAGAGTCCTTTAGTACTTAGAGAATAGgataaataagtttttggacaaaggtcttgaaattacttgttcaagttggtaatctccactactctacactttggttgtgtgagagttcttgttctttgtttctttctttagtttatatatttatttgcatTATCTATACTTTGATTTGTATTAttattctccttcttcttctacattttttctatttatatgtatttttagcAATTgggttgtaatatttattttaatcaaaacattgtttattgtatttcttctttagagttgtattttggtttccCTATTTCtattgaataatatatattctctaataataTCAAAAACTTATTATTTATCTTCAGTGGAAGAAGAAACCATAAAAATCTTGTAAGAATCCAACTTTAAAGGTAAATGCTTGAAGCCACTCTCATACAttgatatatgaataattgtgtGTAGATTTTAAACATGTTAACACAATATAAGATACATGCTAAAGTAATACATATATAttgacatgaaaattatgttAGAATTTAATCATTTTTAGAACTGAGAAAACTTCTAAAATGTAGATATCAGCCgatatatatttgaataattaattttttttaacaggTCATATACCTGGCATTTAAATTTTCATTGTCATTAAATTTGGACTTagaaatatcatttttatttagaCATAAACATTCACAACATGTAATTGTAACGGATCATCAAATAATGAAATCATTCAGTTTCTCTGTCTCAATTGACTAGAATTTTACTAATAAAATAGGGTCATGATTTTccttatttaaataataataataataaaatcatggatttatacttttttttttgtagtatgGGTTTTGTCCTATTATTTGTTTGAatcttgtgttttgataaattattttttgaaccttatgttttgtaaaattgttaaaatagaactctaaacccgattttggtgaatgttttctcaactaaaatcacaaatactttaccaaactaacaattcagaacaaaaataaaatcattttgtttaaaaactgtattgttatattcagttttttctttgttaaaattgagtttaggattctactttaacaattttacaaaacatagggtccaaaaaataatttgtcaaaacacatggttcAAACAATTAATGGGACAAAAAGCagagtccaaaaaaaaaaatataaaccctataATTATTGTTTATTAAACAATATTTTCCCGTTATTAAGACACATATACGCAACCTtacaaatttgaatttattagaAATCAGACACGATATTAATCTTGTCTAATATTTGTAAACGGTAGACCTGTTTATTGACACTCGTATAGAATCTGTAAATTATGTACCGACGATGGCATTAATTTCAGAAATTGCACATAATGATCCTCGTATTGTAAACcacaataatatataaataaatcaattataaaaATCAGGTGGGAAATAAAGCAATAAATAAAGAGAGGGCCATACAAGGAATATTATACTGCCCTACAAAAAAAAAGGAATCTTATACTCAGCCTAACCAAGTTCGGGTCAAGTATATTCCGGATTTCTCCATAATTGTCCAAAGCTTTCTGCTAAAGCTATCTATTtcaatatgatattttatttatCACTGATGTGACAAAtctgtatttatatatttatatttatatagccTCCCAGTTCTTGCTTTCTTGCAAATAGGCTTTGCTTTCATTTGGGAAGTGAGAGAAGGTAGAACTGAAGACTGAGGAAGTAGAAGATcagaagatgatgaagatgaggagTTGTAAACTATTAATGTTAGAAGAGAAGAACGTAAAAGATAAAGATCGAAACTTTGAGTGCATGGATAGTCTTGAAGAGAGGGTTTCTGTGTTTTTCGACGAACACTATTGTTCAGGAGAATCTGATCATCATCCTTGTTTGGAATATGATCATCAATCAAACGGTGATGACCCAGAAGAGAGGACTTTCTACTGGGAATCTCAGTACTTCCTTCTTCAGGtattaatttttcatttttcattttttttttatttcagagaGTTATTATTCATAAACCCCATTTTTGCGTCGATTTTCCTTTTAAGAGTTACAAAATTTAAAGCTGAAAATCATAATGAATTATTGATGTCTTAATAGTTATAAGTTGGTTTGAATATAAGGTTTTTAGTATTTCATaggaagaaaaatatattttagtccTCAGTTTTAATAATATTAGTCAGTTCTTCTTTTATCAAACTAATCTTTTGAATGGTGAATTccccctttctttctctctctctctcactctcttttcCAGGTATTAAGACATTTGTATAATCAATGGTCAATGGTCATTTAGACATATTCATCCAACGAATGTAATAATAACCTGACaaaaaaatgcaataaattcaagggatattttattatttttttcgcAAGCGTGTCAAAATATAAACTACGTGATTGGTTGTGTGTggtccatatatatataaatatatattaaaaatgtgGTCCATATATTTTTAAGTCTTGCTATTGTGAGTGCTAACTAACCCTATTTGCAACACTTGATGATATTACTGTTAATTTTgcgataagaaaaaaaaaactttaaaatgaAGCAAGATAAAGGATTTAAAAAGAGAGAAACTTTGAATCTTGATTGTACATACATATGTAATAACTAGTATTAATGAACCAACACATACATCAGTTGTTTCAATTTTTGAAATTGCAAAAACAGGAGGTTTTGGAGAGATATAACTTGACAGGATCAAAGTTGAGAAGAGAGATTGGTCGAGCTATAGATACGGCTAAAGAGACAGACTATTGCCATTGTGCAAAGCCCAAAACCATTCATGGTCATGGCTGCAACCACTGCTTGAGACGAATGGTCGTAAAAGATCTTCGTGAAAAGGGAATTAATGCCTCTCTTTGCTCATCAAAATGGAGACACACCAAGAAAATACCCCAAGGTAATTATCATATTTATGTATACTATCGAGATCGACTACGTTGTTTTGTTCAAATTATTATTACCATTTTTTTCAATCACAGAATAAATGAAAGggtacataaataaataaactagtGTGGTGTGGTGTGGTCTCTAATCAAATATATAAATGTTTAGGTTGCCACGAATATATCGAAGTGATTGGAAACACACCGACTCAAAAGAAGCAAATACCATACATAGTTGAAGTGGAATTTCGAGACCAATTCGAGATCGCCAAGCCATGCGACGAGTATGGGAAGCTTCTTAGTCTATTACCGGAGTATTACATCGGCAAGACCGATTGCCTAAACGCAGTCGTTCGCATCATCTGTGGCTCGGCCAAGAGGTCgatgaaggagaagaagatccaCATGGGACCTTGGCGAGAGACCAGCTTCATGCTTATGAAATGGTCGTCCACGCTTCCCTTGAACAACTTCCCCCCAATTTCACCACCCTCCCCGTCCCCGTCCGCGAAGCAATCGCACTTTTCCGCGGCTCCTCCAGCGGTCGTGGTTACAtgaaaacaaattttaagaaacaTAAAGAGATGTTGGGTTTAGATTTTGGCGTATATAATATAACACGCCGTTTTTGTCATAACAAAACAATTGTGGCCGATGAAGAGAAAATACGTGTATAGTAGAGTCTGAGATATTGGTTTGTGTTACATCTTTCTTACATGTGATgtgaaaaccaacaaaaaaagACTATGAAGAGAGTAGTGAGATATTTTTTAACATTATCGTAGAAATTTATGTAGAATGTGAACCTGTCTGTAACTGTCACTTACAGCTCGTTTATATTCCAAGGAAAAACCACTTTTACATAGAGCTCCAAACTTCcacaaaatatttttgtaatatcTGCCATCTCTACGCCCCGTCCATTCCTTAAGCTAAATTAAATTTCTTGCTGGTAGTCGCTTAAATGGGTTTAAAACATTGCTAGCCAAAAATAAAAACCATGGGCAGGGAAAGACATAGAACCGTAAAAAAGGTCAAGGAttacaataattaataattatacctTGAAATATTGCCTAATTTTCTGGAATTAatctcataatatatatatatatatatttattgcacATTTCAAAGTGCATATGttcacccaaaaaaaaaaatcatgtgcAACACGACATGCTTCTTTGTAGCCTGTAAGGTACATACATACTGTGCAACCAGGTAATTCCAACaacctccaactttttctttcagTTGTAAGAACCCTAATAATTCTGATTAAACATCTAATATACTGAATTACACTAACACACGTGTATGAGACAAGAAGAAATATAATTAGCTATACAAAAAATTTATTACGACATTTATTTTTGGCAGGGGAGGTGAGGGTAAAGAGTGAGTGATCCATGATTTTAAGGCTCCTACCTCTAGTTGAACTTGAGATTATGCTAGAATCTCAATCAGGTTTTCTCTCATTGGAAAGAAGACGAAAGAATCCTAAAGAGCCCATCTGGATTATCAGCATGTACCTGTTAAAACTTGAGAATGAGGAATAGTGGCTCTCATAAAACATATTAAAAGTAATCTCAATCTTTTGAGACTAAATGTTTAAAACAAAATAGAGaatggtgcagttctggttcagtgtatgatatgtaatgcttAGAAAGTATATCATTAACGTACCCAATGGCCGGCATCCTCAAGTACATGCATTTCAACACCACCTCCCTCTTCAGAAGCAACCTCCTCAGCAGCATGGATTCTTTGAATATCTTCAAGGGCCCACCTGTGTAAACTTCTTTCTGCCTTCAAAAAATTCACATGCACGCCTCGAGGCACATCTTCAACTACTTTCCTGGAAAGAAAGGAAATACAAGGATAAGtaaaatgaaaagaaagaaaacgaTAACTCAAACTTGAACACTAAATGATTTCCAAAATGTGGTGAAAGACCGACCAGACAATTTCCTGCTTAAAGAAATAGACAAACAAAGAATGAACATCAAAGTCATTTCTTGTATAGAAGGCGAGCAATATTTACATAATTGAAGTCTTAGACACAAGGTGTACTGGCATATAAACGATATTTAATATTTGCTTTTATAAAACTAGGTCAATACCATAAATTTGTCTCCTCGTAAGATTGATACATTTCAGCAATTCCCTTGAGATCAAATATCCATGAGAAACTGGATGATGTCGAACCAGGAGGACCAGTTGGACGAAGATTAGTAACCACCCACTGCaagaatttttatattttataggcTCAGTAGAAATAAAACCCACTTTTATGCTGATACTTCTTTCATTAGAGTACTGCTATAAGATCTAAAAAGTTTAGAGGTAAATATGTAAATGGCACTACTACAAAGGCACGTCACAAACAGGACAATAATAAAATTGTCACATTTACTATAACTATAAATTCAATTGTGCATTGAAAGAAGTAAGCATGCTTAAAATGTTTGTGTCAATGTCAAAAAGGTTTGATctataataaaataaagatattcAGGTCTCAACAGACATAAACAGTCTGAAGGTTTAAAGTGTACCTGTGCCACATCTTTGGAAAATCCTTCTTGAACTAGAGCATTAATAATATCCCGCTTTGAAGAGACCTTCCTTGAGAAAAAAGTTCCCAAATTTAAATCATGCTCACAAAgaaaagagataaataatatcgAAAAATAAGACCAATAACATGTAGAAAACAAAACAACATAGTATCAGCAGAACCAAGGAAATGAAGTGCCAAAATTAAGTCAAAAAGTTTCAACAACATATTTGCAGTACAAAATCTGAGGAAATAACACTTTCCAGatcataaaaaagaaaactaataatTGTAAAGTACAAAAAGGGTTCAAGAGTTGACTAAGTAAATACCTCTTTTGGGAGTGTTTTAAGGAATGATATTAGCTCTTCTGGATGGTCCTCCCCATTACCACCCGGTCGAACTATTCCAGGAGTGGCATCTAGAACCCAAACCTAGAAAATAAGTAGTTAAAATTAAAGTTTCAATATGGAAAGAGAGGGAAAAAAAGGGGGGGAGGGTGTTCAAAAATAATTTTCAGCCATAAATTTAAACTTTTCAGATGTAAAAGCTGGAGTTTATCAAAACTCAAATCTCAGAATAGATTTCACTATTTAAAGACCGTGTTCCTAACAAAATGATTGTCATTATTGAAACTTAGATAAATGTACAAtagatattttatttttggatttaGAGACAAAGATacacaaacacaaaatcaaataTTGACACAATTAAAGATGTACAGAAATAATTTTGGCATGTATATCTATGTTCACGCATGTATTCACTCCATAAACTTCCATAAAAATTCCTCCCAATGCCAAAGTTAAACTCCTTGTCAAAACTAGCAAAGCACAAGAGACTTACTCTAACTGGTCTAGCAAGAGGTTTTGCAGCTTGTTCTACCATGCTTAAGGCAACTGTAAGGTGAAATAATGCAGAAAAATTAGAACCAAACCAAAAACACAAGCACTTTCATTGCGCTATAAAGAAGCGTGTGTAAGTTCAAAACATAAAAAGTAGAAAGAACAAGATAGTGGCATACCCTTTCCACCAAAACTGTGACCAACAAGAATGCGGGGTGTTATTCTCAACTGTCGAACCTAGATAGAGGAAGAAAAAGCAAAACTGAATCTTTCTCCAATAAGAAGCGAGAACTTTAGTACTAAAATGTTCTTTGACAAAATATACCCATGATATAGAAAAATCCCAATGAAAAATACCATCAACTAACACCAAAGTAATCACTTTTCCAGGCCGGGGATCAATAAATGGAAGTCATAATAAAATGTTTGATTACCATCGGAAGATGGGGTCATCTAAGTCGTGAATTACATTATCTCCATCAAGTGATAAGCTACTGAACAGTACTCTAACTACTTCAACTACATTTCAGATTGTTTAAAGAAATTCAATATACTAAGTTGTAATACCAATTCCCACCCACTAGATTgcaatgaaataattatcttAACTACAGAACTATCAAAATCACATCCATCCAACTTGGGACTGCAAATTGTGTCCTCAGACAAAAAGATGTGACATCATCAATTTATCTGGAATATGTTGATCAACAATATAAGGACTAATTTAACGAGGCTTTAAGTGAAACCAATAACCTGGACAAgtttaataaatgaaattatgaACTGCTGAACTGTTAAATCAATAATGCATGTTGTAACTCCAATTTAAAAAGGCAATATGGTAGTTCTGCTGATAAGTGTAGAATTAACAAAATCAGGCAGCAATGCATGGGGTAGACAAATAATGGAAATATTACTACAATACAAAGTATACACACAAGCTTTAAGACATCAAGAGCAGTAGATGCTACTGTATGTGGGCCCCTAGTTGTAGTTGAAGCCGAATCCCCATGACACCGCAGGTCAACTAAGAGAAACTGTAAagcaaaaaattaatattaataaataaaaaaaaaaggagagacaATAACAAGATTACCACCCAAAAAAATGCTCCATGCAATTCACTAAACTGCAATAGAACCATGTTACGCACGCAGACAAGTGAAATGAAAGAGAACATATCGACAGTTATTGGTGAAACTAGTTATATATCCATTACTATGAAGGCAGCAGTTCCTAtttctttataaatataatatatatatatatatatatataaaggggaTTAGAACCCCTCCCCTTCCCACACATCCAACCACTTCAGCCAGCCTTGTGTGGCGGCAATGGTCCCTATTTGTTAAAGGAAAGACAACAAACAAACCTGACAGGTGATGAACCTGCCAGAAAAAAATTCCCTTAATAATGTTTGGATCTAGAAATGGTAAATTCAATTTAGGCAAAGATGTTTCAGAAGAGATACCTGCCATGTTGGAAACTCttgagccaatctacgagcaaaAATTCCTGTATAACATGTGGAAAGAAACACGTAAGCCTTAAATTTATAGAGCCTTAATAAATGTGGTCTTCCTTGCAAAATACTCAAGCATCTCATATGGGGAAAGTGTGCCTAAAGCATGGGAGCCAAAAGCAACCCCTTCAACAAAAGAAAATGCAATATAAAAAGAGGCAGCAAAAGAAAAAATGCATTTTCtagagaaaatatatatatatataaatatcttagAAACTCAAAATCTTTCAAATGCAGCAAATGGGTAGTCAAGAAAGACCAATGGATTCAACAACAAGAAGGCAAGACCTTCAAAAATGCATATAATGAAATGAAATATCCCATCACTAAAATTAAGTAGAAGTCTTTAATAAAGAGCTAACATTTGCGGctacaaaaaaatgaaaaatgaaacaAGACGCTTTCATGTAAATAAAATATGATTAGGGATGATAACGAGTCTAATAACATGTTTAAGCTTCCACACCGTGTTGGAAAGTTATCTGTGGACTATAAACCTATCATGCATTGTTTAATAACCATATTGTGTACATGTTAATGGTATTTTCGGAGACCATGATGGGATGGTAGCATTTCTCTAATAAATGGATGGTCTTCTTGGACACACCCTTCTATCTTTTGGGGTCAGCCCATTGGGCCTCAAACACTCAACTCACACTGTCACACAAATGAGTAAGCCCAATATTATTTGTGGTatgtcaaaaatatatatatacagtacATCTTATATCCGATATATTTTTTTGATATAAAACACAAACCGTATGGTATTAGTTGGGATGCTTGTGTTGTGTTCTTTGTAAGAGTGAAGAAGTGTGTGCATCCAAAAGAGGTATTCTTTTGTGTGTTTTGCAGATTGTAGAAGATGTCAATGTTTTTGGGTAAATGCAGTGGAGGAGGAAGTATGTTGTCTCTAACCTCTCTCATTTGGCATACTCTATAATCAAATGCATGTTCAACTTGATGAGCTCATTTGAGAAATTATTTGAATGAAATTGTCTCATTAAATGAGCTCATTTGAGAAAttattaaatgaaattgtttCGATTCTCATATTGAttttaacaattggtatcaaagctTCTGCATTTGATTTTAGAGGTTGCCAAGTTGCTGCATGTTGCTTTcttgttttctttaatttttttttattttttggattatatttgaatattttgaaCCATGCGTATGAAATTTTGATTGGGATATATTGATACAAAATGAAGCTGCTGGAATGATGATTAAAAACTCTTTTGCattttattcccattttcacATGCATCAAAGAGCCGTTTTGGGTGTTTTACAGTAGAAAATAGcttcattttttttaatctttggaCATtagtttctgggcatttttggtacttttaaACACTGTAGATCTATTGGAAATGATCTATGATGATTAAACACCATACATATTGGACTGATGATTAAAAACTCTCTTGCattttattcccattttcacATGCATCAAAGAGCCGTTTTTGGGTGTTTTACAGTAGAAAATAGcttcattttttttaatctttggaCAATAGTGTCTGCGCATTTTTGGTCCTTTTAATCACTGTACATCTATTGGAAATGATCCATGGAGTGCTTCTCCATTTCTCTGGGCTAAAAACAGTGGCCGTAGGGCCTATTTCTGGTCGAGTCGCAACTAGGTTGCACACCCAGTCCGTTTGGTTGTTGGGTGAAAATGATGATCTTCACCCGCAGGCTGCAGCAAACGATTTGTCGTTCTGGTCAAACAATATGTCTACCAGAACGACTCGTCGTTCTATCGATAAAACGACATGTCTTATGGTAAACAAAAAAAAGCTCCTTCTCTGGTACATTTTGctccaaaattaattttataattattttgttgttttacaAAAACGACATGTCTACCAGAATGACATGTCGTTCCATGAATGAAACGACGTGtcatttggtaaaaaaaaaaacccctttTTTGGAGCGTGAGCCACCGAAATTAGGGCCGAATTTCAACGTTTTGCTCCAAAATTAATTCTATAATTATTAATGACATTATAATAATTTTAGTATTGTTTTATGTAACTTTTGTCaatacataattaaacaattttatAAGTTGGCATATAGTCTCACAATTTTCTGTACCATAATTATTTTCATAGGCATAATTATATGAAATATTTGTGATTCTTGTTTCAAAATATTTCATATTTTCTAGCACCATTATTTTTGGGAATATGATAATTACGTATGCTTTTGTCTTTTGTGCTCGCCTATCGTGAGTCTAAGCATGCGAAATTATTTGTAAATTATATCTCATATTACCCTAGTTTGTAGACCAAACTTCTTGAAGCTTCAAATCACAACtgagaattgggattgaacaagcatTTAAACTCACAAAGACACTTTTTTTACGAGTTTCTTGAAGAAAACTTGAGAACTTGAAAGCTAGAatgagagatttgagagagtgatcaaatcTATCAAAACTCTATTAGAACTCTTTTACAAAGTAGGCACAATCATTAGTTCTAACCAATAGGACTAGAGCCTCAAAACACATAATTTGGAATTAAAACATGTGTCTGTACGAACACATCAAACGACACGTCGCTTGTTGGCATCCCTAAAACCCTAGGGTTTCAGGCAATGCTACGCCACAAGGGTGGCGACACAACGCCACCCCAGCAGGTCAAAATATCTGAAATCGACCCTAAACCCCTCTAAATGCTCTCAAATTTTTTGGGCATCCTTatatacctcattgtatcactttaaacCCAAAAACACGATTTTTAAGTGTCtccaattgaaactcaaatttcacatgaAGATGCAAAATTACAAGTGTTTTACACCTAACTTGTATAATAACACTTAGTCTTTTGtattaaccaatcataacaaatcATATGCGTTTCTCAATCACAGAAATTTTTCTTTGGGGATTTAGAatttaagaaaaagaaaatagatCACATAAAAGTTTCTATGATGTAAGGCTTTAAAATTATATGTTAATGGGTGATAAACCTTTGCCTTCAGTTTAAGAGATTCATGATAAGTTGTCTTTTTTAAAAGGGATGTTGGTTCAAGTTCTGGGCTAATAGTTTGAAAAGGGATTTTGCATCTCTGTGTCCCTCCATTTTTTGCTTCGATTGACCATAAATCACAATCACTCGTGATTACCTTATTGATCAAATAAATTTTTGTTGTGCCTTCATCGTGGACAAATGAAAATACTTAT from the Humulus lupulus chromosome X, drHumLupu1.1, whole genome shotgun sequence genome contains:
- the LOC133805354 gene encoding uncharacterized protein LOC133805354 translates to MMKMRSCKLLMLEEKNVKDKDRNFECMDSLEERVSVFFDEHYCSGESDHHPCLEYDHQSNGDDPEERTFYWESQYFLLQEVLERYNLTGSKLRREIGRAIDTAKETDYCHCAKPKTIHGHGCNHCLRRMVVKDLREKGINASLCSSKWRHTKKIPQGCHEYIEVIGNTPTQKKQIPYIVEVEFRDQFEIAKPCDEYGKLLSLLPEYYIGKTDCLNAVVRIICGSAKRSMKEKKIHMGPWRETSFMLMKWSSTLPLNNFPPISPPSPSPSAKQSHFSAAPPAVVVT
- the LOC133805352 gene encoding uncharacterized protein LOC133805352 is translated as MSTISNLATCGHGGSIAFRFSVSLSSSFAPNSRVSWPIRNEAFCDPCLGRSHFRRRVKGRCVRMALVDEKLARTKDLPRPSEVLAYDLVQGALVRWSSVMDKSFPDTPTAVFLHGILGSRKNWGIFARRLAQEFPTWQFLLVDLRCHGDSASTTTRGPHTVASTALDVLKLVRQLRITPRILVGHSFGGKVALSMVEQAAKPLARPVRVWVLDATPGIVRPGGNGEDHPEELISFLKTLPKEVSSKRDIINALVQEGFSKDVAQWVVTNLRPTGPPGSTSSSFSWIFDLKGIAEMYQSYEETNLWKVVEDVPRGVHVNFLKAERSLHRWALEDIQRIHAAEEVASEEGGGVEMHVLEDAGHWVHADNPDGLFRILSSSFQ